One window of the Candidatus Abyssobacteria bacterium SURF_5 genome contains the following:
- the ubiE gene encoding bifunctional demethylmenaquinone methyltransferase/2-methoxy-6-polyprenyl-1,4-benzoquinol methylase UbiE, whose product MKRDAAVIRSMFASIARRYDFLNHLLSLNQDKRWRSKTVQATASGSEKLVLDVCSGTGDLAIEYARNMNGAGLVVGGDFTPEMLGLGKRKLSGAGGTAGKVALVAADTLQLPFLDGAFDIVSVAFGIRNVSDLKGGIREMARVTRRGGKVVVLEFSLPQNKLIGGIYLLYFTRLLPLVGRMISRAGNDAYSYLPASVLKFASKEEMAACLADCGLVNISVRSLSLGIVTLYVAQKDS is encoded by the coding sequence ATGAAGAGGGATGCCGCCGTCATTCGCTCGATGTTCGCCTCGATAGCGCGTCGCTACGATTTCCTGAATCACCTGCTCAGCCTCAACCAGGACAAGCGCTGGCGCAGCAAAACGGTGCAGGCAACAGCCTCGGGTAGTGAGAAGCTGGTGCTCGATGTCTGTTCCGGCACGGGCGACCTTGCCATCGAGTACGCGCGAAACATGAACGGTGCGGGGCTGGTTGTCGGGGGCGATTTCACGCCCGAGATGCTCGGCCTCGGGAAGAGGAAGCTTTCCGGCGCCGGCGGGACGGCGGGCAAGGTTGCGCTGGTCGCCGCCGACACGTTGCAGCTTCCATTTCTCGATGGCGCCTTCGACATCGTCTCGGTCGCATTCGGCATCAGAAACGTCTCCGATTTGAAGGGAGGCATTCGCGAGATGGCGCGCGTGACCAGACGAGGCGGAAAGGTCGTTGTCCTCGAGTTCAGCCTGCCGCAGAACAAGCTTATTGGCGGCATCTATCTGCTGTATTTCACGAGGCTGCTCCCGCTCGTCGGTCGCATGATTTCGCGTGCGGGGAACGATGCCTATTCCTATCTGCCCGCGTCGGTCCTCAAGTTTGCCTCGAAAGAGGAGATGGCGGCTTGCCTGGCCGACTGCGGACTTGTTAACATTAGTGTCAGGAGTCTGAGCCTGGGAATCGTTACCCTGTACGTCGCGCAAAAAGACAGCTGA
- a CDS encoding menaquinone biosynthesis decarboxylase, translating into MPYQNLQDFIHALERAGELKRIKASVSPELEIAQISDRVSKEHGPALLFENVSGHNIPLLINAFGSQKRMAMALGVEDLDSIGREIEEIIHMPLPAGIVEKLKMIPKVAQFAKFPPRKVSHAPCQEIVINEPSLSLLPVIKCWPQDGGKFITLPMVFTKSLSDGTRNCGMYRLHVYDERTTGMHWHIHHDGARHFREYCAAGKRMPVAVALGGDPAATYAATAPMPAGVDEMLLAGFLRKKPVEMVSCKTIDMEVPAEAEIVLEGYVDPHEERIEGPFGDHTGYYSLADVYPVFHVECLTHRRNPVYPATIVGKPPMEDCYMGKATERIFLPLVRTQIPELVDMNLPLFGVFHNWMFVSIDKQYPFQAKKVMHSIWGLGQMMFTKIIVVVDRDVNVQNVDEMLWRVGNNVDPRRDITIVDGPLDVLDHASPLARAGSKIGIDATKKGPGEGHMREWPDEIRMSEDIIRLVERRWSEYGFR; encoded by the coding sequence GCCTCGGTTTCGCCTGAGCTTGAGATCGCGCAGATAAGCGATCGCGTCTCGAAGGAACACGGGCCGGCGCTGCTGTTCGAGAACGTCAGCGGGCACAACATCCCGCTGCTCATCAATGCGTTCGGCTCGCAGAAGCGGATGGCGATGGCGCTCGGGGTCGAAGACCTTGATTCGATCGGGCGCGAGATCGAAGAGATCATCCACATGCCGCTGCCCGCCGGAATTGTCGAGAAGCTGAAGATGATCCCGAAGGTCGCTCAGTTCGCGAAGTTCCCGCCGAGAAAGGTCTCGCACGCACCTTGCCAGGAGATCGTTATCAACGAGCCCTCCCTCTCGCTCCTGCCGGTAATCAAGTGCTGGCCGCAGGACGGCGGCAAATTCATCACGCTGCCGATGGTGTTCACCAAGAGCCTTTCGGACGGCACGCGCAACTGCGGCATGTACCGGCTGCACGTGTACGATGAGCGCACCACCGGCATGCACTGGCACATCCACCACGACGGCGCGCGCCATTTCCGCGAATACTGTGCCGCCGGCAAGCGGATGCCGGTCGCCGTCGCTCTCGGAGGAGATCCGGCAGCGACGTATGCCGCCACCGCTCCGATGCCCGCGGGCGTCGACGAGATGCTGCTTGCGGGCTTTCTGCGCAAGAAGCCGGTCGAGATGGTCAGTTGCAAGACAATCGATATGGAAGTGCCCGCCGAGGCGGAAATTGTCCTCGAGGGTTATGTTGACCCGCACGAGGAGCGCATCGAGGGCCCATTTGGAGATCATACCGGCTACTATTCGCTTGCCGACGTATACCCCGTGTTCCACGTCGAGTGCTTGACGCATCGCCGCAATCCCGTTTATCCGGCCACAATTGTCGGCAAGCCGCCGATGGAGGACTGCTACATGGGCAAGGCGACCGAGCGCATTTTCCTGCCGCTCGTGCGCACGCAGATACCCGAGCTTGTGGACATGAACCTGCCGCTGTTCGGCGTGTTCCACAACTGGATGTTCGTTTCGATCGACAAGCAGTACCCGTTCCAGGCGAAGAAAGTGATGCACAGCATCTGGGGACTCGGCCAGATGATGTTCACGAAGATCATCGTTGTCGTCGATAGGGACGTAAACGTTCAGAATGTGGACGAGATGCTGTGGCGCGTCGGAAACAATGTCGATCCAAGGCGCGACATCACCATTGTCGACGGCCCGCTCGACGTGCTTGATCACGCCTCTCCGCTCGCTCGCGCCGGCTCGAAGATCGGGATCGACGCCACGAAAAAAGGGCCGGGCGAAGGCCACATGCGGGAGTGGCCCGACGAGATCAGGATGAGCGAAGACATCATCCGGCTGGTCGAGAGACGCTGGAGCGAGTACGGGTTCCGATGA